Sequence from the Helicobacter winghamensis ATCC BAA-430 genome:
AGGTGGCAGATATATTAGCATTGAAAATGGTAAGCCCACAGGATTTAATCCTTTTATGGTTGAAAGCACACAAGAAAATATAAGACAACTCCAAACCCTAATGAAGCTTTTAGTTACTAGAAATAATGAAATCCTTACAACTAGAGAAGAGGAAATGCTTAATAATGCAGTCAATTCTCTTATGAAAGGCTTTGAAAGGGAGGAGAGAAAATATCCTATCTCTTTGCTACTTGAAAATTTAACAGAAAATGTAGATGATGACAATTCTCTAAAATCAAGATTAGCACTTTTTAAAAAAGGCAAACAATTTGGCTGGGTATTTGATAATGAATTTGACAATTTAGACTTCCCTGATGAAATTAATCTATTTGGCATTGATGGCACAGAATTTTTAGATGATAAAGATGTATCAGGGATACTTAGCTATTACATTCTTTGGCGTGTGATGAGTTTAGCAGATGGTAGAAGACTTTGTATTGATATAGATGAGGCTTGGAAGTGGCTTGAAAATGACATCGTGCAAGAAGAAGTTAAAAATAAATTTAAAACCATTAGAAAACAAAATGGCTTTCTAAGATTAGCAACGCAAAGCGTGGAAGACTTTTTAAAACTTAAAAACGCAACAACACTTATAGAACAATCTGCAACAATGGTATTTTTACCTAATCCAAAAGCTAAAGAAGAAGAATATGTAAAAGGCATAGGCTTAAGTTATGATGAGTATATGATTATTAAAGGGTTTAAACCCTCAAAAAGACAATTTTTAATCAAAAGACAAGATGAAAAAGTTATTTGCACTTTGGATTTAAGCTCTTTAGGCAATGAGAATTTAAAAATTCTCTCCACAGGAACAGCTCATATAGACACCATAGAAAAAATATTTGCACAAAATCATAAAAGCCTTGATGAGAAAGTGGCAGAGCTTAAAGAATTTTATAGGAATTCATAGGGGTTATAAATGAGAGATAAAAAACTAAGACAAGAGATTTTAGCCTTAGAAAATGAAGTCAAAGAGCTTGAAAAAACTCTTGGTGCGATTAAGCAAAGATTACTTAATCTTAAAGACCTCGCTTGGGATAAACAAAGCAAAAAAGAAAGCTCTAGTATGTATAAGGTATTAAAAGAGGATAAAACGCACACTATGGTTAAAAGTGAGCTAGGGGATATTAAGGTTGATAAAGACTTTATGGAAAAGGAAATAAGAAAGCATCTTGATAATCCAAATTTAAGAGGTATGGTAACAACTAAAGAAATGCTTTCTTTTCCTAAGGTGGCTAAAGGTGTGGAGACAGATAGGGAAACAAGGGGCTATACTTGGAAAGTTAAAGCAAATGATGGAAATATTTTAGTCTATGGAAGTAGAAAATACGAATTTGACAATGAAAAAATTCATAGATTGGCAACAACGCATAGTCAAACCGAGCGTAATGAAAGAAAGGCGGAAGAGGATAGGCGTGGTCATCCCTATCATCCCGTATTTAACGACCTCAATTTTCGCAAATCCGCCAACGAAAAAATTATACCACAAAATCAAATAAAAGAAAATGAAAGAGAGATAGAAAAGACAGAGAGGGGTGAGCGAGGTCAGCCTCACCGACAGATTCACGACCTCAATTTTCACAACTCTGCTAACGCAATTATACCACAGCAAGACAAATCCGCAAAGGATTTTAAATCAAAACTTAAAGAATTTAATACCAAAAACACAAATCAAACTCAAATCAATATAAAGGAGTTGAAACGATGAATGTGGTTATTAATAAACAAGAAGTGCAATTTAGCACTCAAGATAATCAAACTTTTTGCACAAGTTTAGATGTAGCTAGGGTTTTTGGAAAGCAACATAAACATATACTAGTAAGCATTGAACGCATTTTAAGCGATTTACGAGAAATAGGGGCTTCCAACGAAATGCTCAATTTTCGGCAGGTCGTAAGAACCTCGCAAACAACGAACCCTAAAAATGGAAAGATAGTTAATAGAAAAATGCCTATGTATAATCTAACCAGAGATGGTTTTTCACTTTTAGCAATGGGCTTTACAGGAAAAACTGCACTACAATGGAAAATCGCTTTTTTAAATGCCTTTAATGAAATGGAAAGACTTCTAAAAAAAGAACTTCTAAATCCTAATAAATACATTATAGATTTAATGGCACTTGTGCAACCAAATTTGCCTCAAAGTGATTACAAAATTAGTGTAATTATAACAGATAAACCTCACTCTAAAGAAGCTAAAAATATTTTTTCTTTGGATTATCTTGTTGATAATCGCACACCAAAAGACCCAAAGAATTCGCAATGAGTGATAAAGAATTA
This genomic interval carries:
- a CDS encoding Rha family transcriptional regulator, whose protein sequence is MNVVINKQEVQFSTQDNQTFCTSLDVARVFGKQHKHILVSIERILSDLREIGASNEMLNFRQVVRTSQTTNPKNGKIVNRKMPMYNLTRDGFSLLAMGFTGKTALQWKIAFLNAFNEMERLLKKELLNPNKYIIDLMALVQPNLPQSDYKISVIITDKPHSKEAKNIFSLDYLVDNRTPKDPKNSQ